From one Actinopolyspora saharensis genomic stretch:
- a CDS encoding alpha/beta hydrolase — protein MSNAVDIIPQSLQKRAQSAVLHGLLKLPRPLLRRIAGPPVRLDGQELALEVQALLRLQALAGQERMAADTPEKARSGMLQGLEVTRGAEISGVQVSKRSVRTRSGELDARLYRPEGLTEPGSLLLFYHGGGWVVGDLDTHDELCRFLAKYADVRVLSVDYRLAPEHPFPAAAEDAVDAYQHVLDNAADLGSSPDSIAVGGDSAGGNLAAGVAQHAVANGLKSPVLQFLLYPAVDASTRRRSRELFGNGFLLTDGDMDWFMDMYQPNVAERADPRLSVLLNEDLSGLAPTVLITAGFDPLRDEGEEYARRLSAAGVPVISRRFPDLVHGFGNLLGASTRLREVMFETVGHLRAGLALHSE, from the coding sequence GTGTCCAACGCTGTCGACATCATTCCGCAGTCCCTGCAGAAGCGCGCCCAGTCCGCCGTGCTGCACGGGCTGCTGAAACTCCCGCGCCCGCTGCTGCGCCGCATCGCGGGACCTCCCGTCCGGCTCGACGGCCAGGAGCTCGCGTTGGAGGTGCAGGCGCTGCTGCGGCTGCAGGCACTCGCGGGGCAGGAACGCATGGCCGCCGACACACCGGAGAAGGCGCGCTCGGGGATGCTGCAGGGGCTGGAGGTCACGCGCGGCGCCGAGATCTCTGGAGTGCAGGTCAGCAAGCGCTCGGTGCGAACCCGTTCCGGCGAGCTCGACGCCCGGCTGTACCGCCCCGAGGGGTTGACCGAGCCCGGCAGCCTGCTCCTGTTCTACCACGGTGGCGGCTGGGTGGTCGGTGACCTCGACACGCACGACGAGCTGTGCCGCTTCCTGGCCAAGTACGCCGACGTCCGGGTGCTGTCGGTGGACTACAGGCTCGCCCCCGAGCACCCCTTCCCCGCTGCCGCCGAGGACGCCGTCGACGCCTACCAGCACGTGCTGGACAACGCCGCCGACCTCGGTTCCAGCCCCGACTCCATCGCGGTCGGCGGGGACAGCGCGGGCGGGAACCTGGCCGCGGGGGTCGCCCAGCACGCCGTCGCGAACGGGCTCAAGAGCCCGGTGCTGCAGTTCCTGCTCTACCCCGCCGTGGACGCCAGCACCCGCAGGCGCTCCCGGGAACTGTTCGGCAACGGCTTTCTGCTCACCGACGGGGACATGGACTGGTTCATGGACATGTACCAGCCGAACGTGGCCGAGCGCGCCGATCCGCGGCTGTCGGTGCTGCTGAACGAGGACCTGAGCGGGCTGGCACCGACCGTGCTGATCACGGCCGGATTCGATCCGCTGCGGGACGAGGGCGAGGAGTACGCGCGGCGGCTGTCCGCCGCGGGAGTCCCGGTGATCTCCCGACGGTTCCCCGACCTGGTCCACGGGTTCGGCAACCTGCTCGGCGCGAGCACCAGGCTTCGCGAGGTCATGTTCGAGACCGTGGGTCACCTGCGCGCCGGCCTCGCGCTGCACTCCGAGTAG